Proteins found in one Gordonia sp. PDNC005 genomic segment:
- a CDS encoding PAC2 family protein, whose protein sequence is MDDNSMEPRSLYELEFPAPAVSGAEGDGPVLIHALEGYADAGHAVALAASHLRDALDTELVATFNTDELIDYRSRRPMISFSGTQFDGITMPKLTMHAVKDNAGVPFLLLEGPEPDLRWDRFTEALAALAEHFGVSQVVGLNSIPMAVPHTRPASVTAHGTDKDALADLNKWGNPLKLPASASMLLELRLGEAGYRTAGLSAHVPHYLAQTNYPAAAASLVENIGVVTGLDLPIAALTNAAAEVRKQIDGEVEGNEEISSVVAALENQYDAYMRSQEEQASLLAPDESMPTGDELGAEFEKFLAEHAAEFGDPDEGRDQV, encoded by the coding sequence GTGGACGACAACTCGATGGAGCCGCGTTCGCTGTACGAGCTCGAATTCCCTGCACCCGCCGTCTCCGGCGCCGAGGGCGACGGCCCGGTGCTGATCCACGCGCTCGAGGGCTACGCCGACGCCGGGCACGCCGTTGCGCTCGCCGCATCGCACCTGCGCGACGCCCTCGACACCGAACTCGTCGCGACGTTCAACACGGACGAGCTGATCGACTACCGGTCACGTCGACCGATGATCTCGTTCTCCGGCACTCAGTTCGACGGCATCACCATGCCGAAGCTGACCATGCACGCCGTCAAGGACAATGCGGGCGTTCCATTCCTGCTGCTGGAGGGCCCCGAGCCCGACCTGCGGTGGGACCGGTTCACCGAAGCGCTCGCCGCCCTGGCAGAGCACTTCGGAGTCTCCCAGGTCGTCGGTCTCAACTCGATCCCGATGGCCGTCCCCCACACCCGGCCCGCGTCGGTCACCGCGCATGGCACCGACAAGGACGCGCTCGCCGACCTCAACAAGTGGGGCAACCCGTTGAAGCTGCCCGCGAGCGCGTCGATGCTGCTCGAACTCCGGCTCGGCGAGGCGGGCTACCGCACCGCGGGACTGTCCGCGCATGTGCCGCACTACCTGGCACAGACGAACTATCCGGCCGCCGCCGCGTCGCTGGTCGAGAACATCGGCGTCGTCACCGGTCTGGACCTGCCGATCGCCGCGCTGACCAACGCGGCCGCCGAAGTGCGTAAGCAGATCGACGGCGAAGTCGAGGGCAACGAGGAGATCTCGTCGGTCGTCGCCGCACTCGAGAACCAGTACGACGCCTACATGAGATCGCAGGAGGAGCAGGCCTCTCTCCTCGCGCCGGACGAATCCATGCCCACCGGCGACGAACTCGGCGCCGAGTTCGAGAAGTTCCTCGCCGAACACGCCGCCGAGTTCGGCGACCCGGATGAAGGACGTGATCAGGTCTGA
- a CDS encoding metal-dependent transcriptional regulator — protein sequence MNDLVDTTEMYLRTIYDLEEEGIVPLRARIAERLEQSGPTVSQTVARMERDGLVRVAGDRHLELTPAGRSLAVSVMRKHRLAERLLVDVIGMPWEEVHDEACRWEHVMSENVERRLLAVLDNPTTSPYGNPIPGLEELGVQPTPDSGDTVVRLVDLPEGESAVIVRRMSEHAQADPELIADLREAGVVPNARVSATVGPRAVIISTPGHEGLTLSSEMAHAIFVVPA from the coding sequence GTGAACGATCTTGTCGACACCACCGAGATGTACCTGCGGACGATCTACGACCTCGAAGAGGAGGGAATCGTCCCCCTCCGCGCACGCATCGCAGAACGTTTGGAGCAGAGCGGCCCGACCGTGTCGCAGACTGTTGCGCGCATGGAACGCGACGGGCTGGTGCGAGTCGCCGGCGATCGCCACCTCGAACTGACTCCGGCAGGCCGTTCCCTCGCCGTCTCAGTGATGCGCAAGCATCGCCTCGCCGAGCGTCTGCTCGTCGACGTCATCGGCATGCCGTGGGAAGAGGTCCACGACGAGGCATGCCGCTGGGAGCATGTGATGAGCGAGAACGTCGAGCGACGCCTCCTGGCCGTCCTGGACAACCCGACCACATCGCCCTACGGCAACCCGATTCCCGGCCTCGAAGAGCTCGGCGTGCAGCCGACACCGGATTCGGGCGACACAGTGGTCCGCCTCGTCGACCTGCCTGAGGGCGAGTCCGCGGTGATCGTGCGACGGATGTCCGAGCACGCGCAGGCCGATCCCGAGTTGATCGCCGACCTTCGCGAGGCCGGTGTGGTCCCGAATGCTCGCGTGAGTGCAACTGTCGGACCGCGAGCCGTCATCATCAGCACGCCCGGCCACGAGGGCCTCACGCTGTCGTCGGAGATGGCGCACGCGATTTTCGTCGTCCCCGCCTGA
- a CDS encoding acetoin utilization protein AcuC: MNAAIIWSDHFLDYKWAYTHPMSPIRLALTMSLSRSLGLLDDVDPAEPLPVDDTILSTVHTQSYIDAVRAVGSGATASNNALLQRLFGLGNDDNPVFESMHEAGSMLVGGTLAAAQAITSGAVTRAVNIGGGMHHAMPGHAAGFCIYNDCSIAIEWLLAQGYDRIAYVDIDAHHGDGVQHQFYSDPRVMTVSVHQHPATLWPGTGWTTEIGDGHAEGASVNLGLMPGVTDRLWLRAFHAVVPAMIASFKPQIIVTQAGVDSHVADPLTDLALTVDGQASAMRALRDLADKYCDGRWLAVGGGGYGVINVVPRAWTHLIGMALGRDVDPTTPIGAEWLAEAAAAEQAVHPDYSRPPESTMGDGGDLAYVPWDGDTGAPPPDGISENAQRQTDKAILATRRAVFPLHGLDPEDPRD, encoded by the coding sequence GTGAATGCCGCGATCATCTGGAGTGATCATTTCCTCGACTACAAGTGGGCGTACACCCACCCGATGAGCCCGATCCGGCTCGCGTTGACGATGTCGCTGTCGCGGAGCCTCGGCCTGCTCGACGACGTCGATCCCGCCGAACCGCTCCCGGTCGACGACACGATCCTCTCGACCGTCCACACGCAGTCGTACATCGACGCGGTGCGTGCCGTCGGGTCGGGGGCCACCGCGTCCAACAATGCGCTGTTGCAGCGACTCTTCGGGCTGGGCAACGACGACAACCCGGTGTTCGAATCGATGCACGAGGCAGGATCGATGCTGGTCGGTGGCACTCTCGCCGCAGCGCAAGCGATCACCTCGGGGGCGGTGACTCGTGCGGTGAACATCGGAGGCGGCATGCATCACGCCATGCCGGGTCACGCGGCGGGCTTCTGCATCTACAACGACTGCTCGATCGCCATCGAGTGGCTGCTGGCGCAGGGATACGACCGGATCGCGTACGTCGACATCGACGCCCATCACGGCGACGGCGTCCAGCACCAGTTCTACAGCGACCCGCGCGTCATGACCGTTTCCGTCCACCAGCACCCGGCGACGCTCTGGCCGGGCACCGGATGGACCACCGAGATCGGCGACGGACACGCGGAGGGCGCATCGGTGAACCTCGGCCTCATGCCCGGCGTCACCGACCGGTTGTGGCTTCGGGCGTTCCACGCCGTCGTCCCGGCGATGATCGCGTCGTTCAAGCCGCAGATCATCGTCACACAGGCGGGTGTGGACTCTCACGTCGCTGACCCGCTCACCGATCTGGCTCTCACCGTCGACGGCCAGGCATCTGCCATGCGTGCCCTGCGAGACCTCGCGGACAAGTACTGCGACGGGCGATGGCTCGCCGTCGGCGGCGGCGGATACGGCGTGATCAACGTGGTGCCGCGCGCCTGGACACATCTGATCGGCATGGCGCTCGGCCGTGACGTCGACCCGACGACGCCGATCGGCGCCGAGTGGCTCGCCGAGGCCGCCGCGGCCGAGCAGGCCGTCCACCCCGACTATTCGCGTCCGCCCGAGTCGACGATGGGCGACGGCGGCGACCTCGCCTACGTGCCGTGGGACGGCGACACCGGCGCGCCACCTCCGGACGGCATCTCCGAGAACGCCCAACGACAGACCGACAAGGCGATCCTCGCCACCCGCCGCGCCGTGTTTCCGCTGCACGGCCTCGACCCGGAGGACCCCCGTGACTGA